TTCTTTCTTTTCTTCAACCTTAATTTCATATCTTCCCGGAAGTAGTAGTTCTAATCTTCGCTCCACATTTTTCAGACCAAAACCACCAAAGCCCGTATTTACGGATTTGTGTTCCGGTTTTCCATTCTCAATTATCATTGTGAGGTTTTGCTTATGCGAAGATATGGAAATTTTGATATATGATTTACTTTTATCGCGATTAACTCCGTGTTTAAATGCATTTTCAATAAAAGTCATCAATATCATCGGAGGAATCCATAATGAGTATTTATCTAAATTCACTTCAAATATCAGGTTGGCTTTAGTGCCAACTCTTATTTTTTCAAGTTCAAAATATTGTTTTAGAAATTCTATTTCTTCATTTAGAGTTACCAGATTTTTCTTAGTGCTCTCGAGTTGATATCTCATCAATCCTGCTAATTGCAGAACAACTTCCGACGCTTTAGGAGAATTAGTTAGTGTTAGTGCATAGATGTTATTGAGTGTGTTGAATAAAAAATGGGGGTTTATTTGTGCTTTTAAGGAATTTAGCTCCATTTCTCTTTGGTGCAAATCAGCACTTCGTTTTTCCATCTCACCAATAATCTGTCTTTTTATTAAATTCATTGAGGCGGCAACGATGAAGAAAGGGAGGTATCTTAATAAATCATCTTTGAAGTTTTCATCTTCAAAAGTGAATGCATAGGTGGTAAGAACAAGTAAACTTATCAGGCTGAATATATATGCTATATACCTTTGTTTCAACAGAAGTTTAGGTATAAGTACAAGGTTATGGATGTAAATAGGAAGTATAATTAATAGCAGTAGTAAAACTACATTCAGCAAATTATAATTTTCTCCGAGCAAATTTCTCAGATATTCATGTAAAAATACTGTATATAGTACCAGCCAGAGGATGAAGTTGCTCCAAAAAGGGCTGTTCCAAATTGTTCTAAAAAACCTAAGCATATTATGATGTTTGAAGTTTGAAGTTTGAAAATTACAACTCCAAACTTCAAACAATTCTATTTACCTTCAAATTTAGCCAATCTTTTTTCTACAAAGGCTGATAATCCTTCTTTAAAATCACTTGTTTTGGCAGATGCAATCTGTAACTCTTCTTCTAGCAGAAGCTGCCGGTCAAAACTATTTGTGACAGATTTATTCAGGGCTTTCTTTATGTTGGCTAGTGCTATAGTGGGCATATTACTTAAATGACTTGCCAGTATCATCGCATCTTCTTCCAATTCATCGTCTGCAACAAATTTATATATCATTCCAATCCTCTCTGCTTCTGCTGCAGGTATTGGTTCTGCCAGCATCATCAGTGCTGAGGCTTTTTGCCATCCTATCAGACGTGGTAAAACATGGGTTCCTCCGGCATCGGGTATCAGTCCTATTTTTGAAAATATTTGTATAAACTGAGCTGATTCTCCTGCAATAACAATATCGCATGCCAAAGCTATATTTGCGCCGGCACCCGCAGCAACACCGTTAACTGCTGCTATTACCGGTTTTTCGAGCTCTCTGATCTTTTTTACTATCGGATTGTAATTCTCTGACAATATTGATGATAAGTCCGGACCATTCGGGTCTATCAGTTCAGCAATGTCCTGTCCGGTACTAAAAGCTTTACCATCGCCTGTAAGCAGAACCGCTCTGATTTCTTTGTTTTCCTTAGCCTTGTCGAGCTCTGATTGTAGTTCTTTAGCCAGATCTGAGTTAAAGGAATTATAAACCCTCGGGCGACTTAATGTAATTTTCTGAACTCCATCAAGGAATTCACTTTTTATAATCTCCATATTATATATTGGTTAGTAATTATTATTGGTTAACCAAATATATGGATTTTTTAAATGCTAAAACAGAGTGTAAACTTCCTCCCTCTGCCAGTTTACTTCTTCTTTCCTTATTGATTTCAG
Above is a genomic segment from Bacteroidota bacterium containing:
- a CDS encoding histidine kinase, producing the protein MLRFFRTIWNSPFWSNFILWLVLYTVFLHEYLRNLLGENYNLLNVVLLLLLIILPIYIHNLVLIPKLLLKQRYIAYIFSLISLLVLTTYAFTFEDENFKDDLLRYLPFFIVAASMNLIKRQIIGEMEKRSADLHQREMELNSLKAQINPHFLFNTLNNIYALTLTNSPKASEVVLQLAGLMRYQLESTKKNLVTLNEEIEFLKQYFELEKIRVGTKANLIFEVNLDKYSLWIPPMILMTFIENAFKHGVNRDKSKSYIKISISSHKQNLTMIIENGKPEHKSVNTGFGGFGLKNVERRLELLLPGRYEIKVEEKKEKYATIINLKL
- a CDS encoding enoyl-CoA hydratase-related protein translates to MEIIKSEFLDGVQKITLSRPRVYNSFNSDLAKELQSELDKAKENKEIRAVLLTGDGKAFSTGQDIAELIDPNGPDLSSILSENYNPIVKKIRELEKPVIAAVNGVAAGAGANIALACDIVIAGESAQFIQIFSKIGLIPDAGGTHVLPRLIGWQKASALMMLAEPIPAAEAERIGMIYKFVADDELEEDAMILASHLSNMPTIALANIKKALNKSVTNSFDRQLLLEEELQIASAKTSDFKEGLSAFVEKRLAKFEGK